Proteins from one Nakamurella multipartita DSM 44233 genomic window:
- a CDS encoding CGNR zinc finger domain-containing protein: MVGPGIVLTPRHGGAWRFDPGALFLEFLLTGGPGELAVFDRLHEPDDLRHWIGASRLGLAGTDVAVSPADLGPARLLRDALWRATRAASAGIAVTDGDTRAIERIAAAPPLIPLWGSRWHTPAGAPAVLSTIARDAITVLAVDGHRVRECAADDCRLVFLDTSRPGARRWCSMQRCGNRHKVRDYRSRESSPPDGDD, encoded by the coding sequence ATGGTCGGACCCGGGATCGTGCTCACCCCTCGCCACGGCGGGGCGTGGCGGTTCGACCCCGGCGCGTTGTTCCTGGAATTCCTGCTGACCGGCGGCCCCGGCGAGCTGGCCGTCTTCGACCGGTTGCACGAGCCCGACGATCTGCGGCACTGGATCGGTGCGAGCCGGCTGGGCCTGGCCGGGACGGACGTCGCGGTGAGCCCGGCCGACCTCGGGCCGGCGCGGCTCCTGCGGGACGCACTGTGGCGCGCCACCCGGGCCGCCAGTGCCGGGATCGCGGTCACCGACGGCGACACGCGGGCCATCGAACGAATCGCCGCGGCCCCGCCGCTCATCCCCCTGTGGGGGTCCCGGTGGCACACCCCCGCCGGCGCACCCGCGGTGCTGTCCACGATCGCCCGCGACGCGATCACCGTGCTGGCCGTCGACGGCCACCGGGTGCGCGAATGTGCCGCCGACGATTGCCGGTTGGTTTTCCTGGACACGTCCCGCCCGGGTGCCCGTCGCTGGTGCTCCATGCAGCGATGCGGGAACCGGCACAAGGTGCGCGACTACCGATCCCGAGAGAGCTCCCCACCGGACGGAGACGATTGA
- a CDS encoding MFS transporter encodes MSEPHTPAPSRVGATVGLVLLALNLRGPLVAISAVAVDLQTDLGMTAGTVGLLTSLPVLCFGLASPAASGLIGRLGIEIAVLATLLVIFIGILVRSAGAVPAAFVGTLLIGLAITVGNVLGPLIVGRDFRTRVAQMTGAYTAALNVGSMVALAVSGPLAVAFGWQVALAAGAVVPVLAAVVWVPLTARARRRRAAAAARPTPAQPDRPRESVPRVSVLRRPSTWLLTGAFAGQAYAYYGLTAWLPTVLGDQVGMTRGEAGAASSIFQIAALIGAFGAPVIINRMGGPLVAFLVNGVLWTALPLGLLLAPELWAVWSAASGIAQGGGFVTIFTVVVWRARSLRENRQLSSVVQTGGYCVACLGPTVLGVLRDSTGAWSASLLTAVVGTMTLMVLGALASVGLKR; translated from the coding sequence GTGTCCGAGCCGCACACCCCGGCCCCTTCGCGGGTCGGCGCGACGGTCGGCCTGGTGCTGCTCGCGTTGAACCTGCGAGGCCCGCTGGTCGCCATCTCGGCGGTCGCCGTGGATCTGCAGACCGACCTGGGCATGACCGCCGGCACCGTCGGGCTCCTGACCAGCCTGCCGGTGCTGTGCTTCGGGCTCGCCTCCCCGGCGGCGTCCGGGCTGATCGGCCGGCTGGGCATTGAGATCGCGGTGCTGGCCACCCTGCTGGTGATCTTCATCGGCATCCTGGTCCGCTCGGCCGGGGCGGTGCCGGCGGCGTTCGTCGGCACCCTGCTGATCGGCCTGGCCATCACCGTCGGCAACGTGCTCGGGCCGCTGATCGTCGGCCGTGACTTCCGCACCCGCGTCGCCCAGATGACCGGCGCCTACACGGCGGCGCTCAACGTGGGGTCGATGGTGGCGCTGGCGGTGAGCGGGCCCCTGGCGGTCGCCTTCGGCTGGCAGGTCGCCCTGGCCGCCGGCGCGGTGGTCCCGGTGCTGGCCGCGGTCGTCTGGGTCCCGCTGACCGCCCGGGCCCGGCGCCGGAGGGCCGCCGCGGCCGCCCGACCGACCCCCGCCCAGCCGGACCGGCCCCGGGAAAGCGTCCCGCGGGTCTCGGTGCTCCGCCGGCCCTCCACCTGGCTGCTCACCGGCGCCTTCGCCGGCCAGGCCTACGCCTACTACGGGCTGACCGCGTGGCTGCCGACGGTGCTCGGCGACCAGGTCGGGATGACCCGGGGCGAGGCCGGCGCGGCCTCGTCGATCTTCCAGATCGCCGCGCTGATCGGCGCGTTCGGGGCGCCGGTGATCATCAACCGGATGGGCGGGCCGCTGGTCGCGTTCCTGGTCAACGGCGTGCTGTGGACGGCGCTGCCGCTCGGGCTGCTCCTCGCGCCCGAGCTGTGGGCGGTCTGGAGCGCGGCCAGCGGCATTGCCCAGGGCGGCGGGTTCGTCACCATCTTCACGGTCGTCGTCTGGCGGGCCCGCTCGCTGCGGGAGAACCGGCAGCTCTCCTCGGTCGTGCAGACCGGCGGGTACTGCGTGGCCTGCCTCGGGCCGACCGTGCTGGGCGTCCTGCGCGACTCCACCGGGGCCTGGTCGGCCTCACTGCTGACCGCGGTGGTCGGCACGATGACGCTGATGGTGCTCGGCGCGCTGGCCTCGGTCGGCCTCAAGCGCTGA
- a CDS encoding gamma-aminobutyraldehyde dehydrogenase, translated as MSQFINGQVRTSSSTGETAPVIDPSTGAIIEQVALAGPAEVDEAVRAATAAYRSWSRATPGERSAVLGRFARLLADRAEDFAQVESRQAGKPIRLTREFDVPGTIDNIDFFAGAARNLEGKATAEYSADHTSSIRREPVGVIGSIAPWNYPLQMAAWKILPAIAAGNTIVLKPAEITPLTSVMFAQAAQAAGLPDGVVNVITGRGPVAGAALLRHPAVAMLSFTGSTAVGRTVLEAAATTAKRVHLELGGKAPFVVFDDADLDAAIHGAVAGSLINTGQDCTAATRAIVHRSLYPDFVAGVAELYGRVVLGPTADPATDLGPLVSMAHRDKVAGMVERARGLARVIGGGIPGGELAAGSYYRPTLVADAPVDSEIVRDEVFGPVLAAYSFDSDEQAIELANDTPYGLAASVWTRDVYRALRATGEIRAGCVWVNDHIPIISEMPHGGMKQSGFGKDMSSYSFDEYTVLKHVMYDRTARVRKDWHRTIFTG; from the coding sequence ATGAGCCAGTTCATCAATGGACAGGTGAGGACCTCCTCGTCGACCGGCGAAACGGCGCCGGTGATCGACCCGTCCACCGGCGCGATCATCGAACAGGTCGCGCTGGCCGGGCCCGCGGAGGTCGATGAGGCGGTGCGGGCCGCGACCGCGGCGTACCGGTCGTGGTCGCGGGCGACGCCGGGGGAGCGCTCGGCGGTGCTCGGCCGGTTCGCCCGGCTGCTGGCCGACCGGGCCGAGGACTTCGCCCAGGTGGAGAGCCGGCAGGCGGGCAAACCGATCCGGCTGACCCGCGAGTTCGACGTGCCCGGCACCATCGACAACATCGACTTCTTCGCCGGGGCCGCCCGCAACCTAGAGGGCAAGGCGACCGCCGAATACTCGGCCGACCACACCTCCTCGATCCGGCGGGAGCCGGTCGGCGTCATCGGGTCCATCGCGCCGTGGAACTACCCGCTGCAGATGGCGGCCTGGAAGATCCTGCCGGCCATCGCCGCCGGCAACACCATCGTGCTCAAGCCGGCCGAGATCACCCCGCTCACCTCGGTGATGTTCGCGCAGGCCGCGCAGGCGGCCGGACTGCCCGACGGGGTGGTCAACGTGATCACCGGCCGCGGTCCGGTGGCCGGGGCCGCGCTGCTGCGGCACCCGGCGGTCGCGATGCTGTCCTTCACCGGCTCCACCGCGGTCGGCCGCACCGTGCTGGAGGCGGCCGCCACCACGGCCAAGCGGGTCCACCTGGAGCTGGGGGGCAAGGCGCCGTTCGTCGTGTTCGACGACGCCGACCTGGACGCGGCCATCCACGGCGCGGTGGCCGGCAGCCTGATCAACACCGGCCAGGACTGCACCGCCGCGACCCGGGCGATCGTGCACCGCTCGCTGTACCCGGACTTCGTGGCCGGGGTGGCCGAGCTGTACGGCCGGGTCGTGCTCGGACCGACGGCCGACCCAGCCACCGACCTCGGACCGTTGGTGTCGATGGCCCACCGGGACAAGGTGGCCGGGATGGTCGAACGGGCGCGCGGCCTCGCCCGGGTGATCGGCGGCGGCATCCCCGGCGGCGAGTTGGCCGCCGGGTCGTACTACCGGCCCACCCTGGTCGCCGACGCGCCGGTCGACAGCGAGATCGTCCGGGACGAGGTGTTCGGCCCGGTGCTGGCCGCCTACTCGTTCGACTCCGACGAGCAGGCCATCGAGCTGGCCAACGACACCCCATACGGGCTGGCCGCCTCGGTCTGGACCCGGGACGTCTACCGCGCGCTGCGGGCCACCGGCGAGATCCGCGCCGGCTGCGTGTGGGTCAACGACCACATCCCGATCATCAGCGAGATGCCGCACGGCGGGATGAAGCAATCCGGCTTCGGCAAGGACATGTCGAGCTACTCCTTCGACGAGTACACCGTGCTCAAGCATGTCATGTACGACCGCACCGCCAGAGTCCGAAAGGATTGGCACCGAACCATTTTCACCGGCTAG
- a CDS encoding pseudouridine synthase yields MRKAPLPVRDGLNPSRIRLPDEGSGTVVEYLLERFAADATRVREKVDAGEVVDGEGRVVDPSTPLTSSQWVFLYRDPAPEPRVPFEIEILHRDSDLLVVDKPHFLATMPRGLHIVESALVRLRRELDLPELSPIHRLDRVTAGVLVFSLRPANRGAYQTLFAQRKVTKYYEAVAGHRADLTLPTTVESRIVKFRGTPTAQQVPGEPNARTVVERLAARGERALYGLHPHTGKVHQLRLHMTSLGVPIVGDNFYPTLLDTPRDDYSDPLQLLARSIEFPDPFTGRRRRFESRRTLAAWPG; encoded by the coding sequence GTGCGCAAAGCCCCCCTGCCGGTCCGGGACGGGCTCAATCCCAGCCGGATCCGGCTGCCCGACGAGGGCTCGGGCACGGTGGTCGAGTACCTGCTGGAGCGGTTCGCCGCGGACGCCACCCGGGTCCGGGAGAAGGTCGACGCCGGTGAGGTGGTCGACGGCGAGGGCCGGGTGGTCGACCCATCGACGCCGCTGACGTCGTCCCAGTGGGTCTTTCTGTACCGCGACCCGGCGCCCGAACCGCGGGTGCCGTTCGAGATCGAGATCCTCCACCGGGACAGCGATCTGCTCGTCGTGGACAAGCCGCACTTCCTGGCCACCATGCCCCGCGGGCTGCACATCGTGGAGTCCGCCCTGGTTCGGTTGCGGCGCGAGCTGGACCTGCCCGAGCTCAGCCCGATCCACCGGCTGGACCGGGTGACCGCCGGCGTGCTGGTGTTCTCGCTGCGACCGGCCAACCGCGGCGCGTACCAGACCCTGTTCGCCCAGCGGAAGGTCACCAAGTACTACGAGGCGGTCGCCGGCCACCGGGCCGACCTGACGCTGCCCACCACCGTCGAGTCGCGGATCGTCAAGTTTCGGGGAACGCCCACCGCGCAACAGGTTCCGGGGGAGCCGAATGCCCGCACGGTGGTCGAACGGCTTGCTGCCCGCGGCGAGCGCGCCCTGTACGGGTTGCATCCGCACACCGGCAAGGTGCATCAGCTGCGCCTGCACATGACGTCGTTGGGGGTGCCGATCGTCGGCGACAACTTCTACCCGACCCTGCTGGACACCCCGCGTGACGACTACTCCGACCCGCTGCAGCTGCTGGCCAGGTCGATCGAGTTCCCGGACCCGTTCACCGGCCGGCGGCGCCGGTTTGAGAGCCGCCGCACCCTGGCCGCCTGGCCCGGCTGA
- the tgt gene encoding tRNA guanosine(34) transglycosylase Tgt, giving the protein MHNGSGFGFVVGSRLPDRQGRTGVITTPHGTIRTPAFVAVGTKATVKSLLPESVAQLGAQAVLANAYHLYLQPGPDIVEAAGGLGAFMHWPGPTFTDSGGFQVMSLGVGFKKVLAMNTAGLQSDDVIAPGKNRLATVDEDGVTFKSHLDGSLHRFSPEISMGIQHQLGADIIFAFDECTTLMNTRGYQERSVVRTHEWAARCVAEHRRLTDERVGRPYQALFGVVQGAQYEDLRRQATRDLLTLGFDGFGIGGALEKENLGTIVRWVCEELPEHLPRHLLGISEPDDMFTAIENGTDTFDCVSPSRVARNGSLYTERGRINITNARFKRDFGPLDEDCDCHTCAHYTRAYVHHLFRAKEMLSATLATIHNERFVVRLVDRIRDSIDDGSFDEFRAHFLGRYYAARGGAPAPVLLPGPVNGGENP; this is encoded by the coding sequence GTGCACAACGGTTCAGGGTTCGGGTTCGTGGTGGGCAGCCGGCTGCCCGACCGGCAGGGGCGGACCGGGGTGATCACCACCCCACACGGCACGATCCGCACGCCGGCCTTCGTCGCCGTCGGCACCAAGGCGACCGTGAAGTCGTTGCTGCCGGAGTCCGTCGCCCAGCTCGGCGCGCAGGCGGTGCTGGCCAACGCCTACCACCTGTACCTGCAACCCGGTCCCGACATCGTGGAAGCCGCCGGGGGTCTGGGCGCCTTCATGCACTGGCCGGGGCCGACATTCACCGACTCCGGTGGCTTCCAGGTGATGTCGCTGGGGGTCGGGTTCAAGAAGGTGCTGGCCATGAACACCGCCGGGCTGCAGTCCGACGACGTCATCGCCCCGGGCAAGAACCGGCTGGCCACCGTGGACGAGGACGGGGTGACGTTCAAATCGCACCTGGACGGCTCGCTGCACCGGTTCTCACCGGAGATCTCGATGGGCATCCAGCACCAGTTGGGGGCGGACATCATCTTCGCCTTCGACGAGTGCACCACCCTGATGAACACCCGCGGCTACCAGGAACGCTCGGTCGTGCGCACCCACGAGTGGGCGGCCCGCTGCGTCGCCGAGCATCGCCGGCTGACCGACGAACGGGTCGGCCGCCCGTACCAGGCGCTGTTCGGGGTGGTGCAGGGCGCCCAGTACGAGGATCTGCGCCGGCAGGCGACCCGGGACCTGCTCACCCTCGGGTTCGACGGCTTCGGCATCGGTGGCGCGCTGGAGAAGGAGAACCTGGGCACCATCGTGCGCTGGGTCTGCGAGGAGCTGCCGGAGCATCTGCCCCGGCACCTGCTGGGCATCAGTGAACCCGACGACATGTTCACCGCGATCGAGAACGGCACGGACACCTTCGACTGCGTCTCGCCGTCCCGGGTCGCCCGCAACGGCTCGCTGTACACCGAGCGCGGCCGGATCAACATCACCAACGCGCGGTTCAAGCGCGACTTCGGACCGCTGGACGAGGACTGCGACTGCCACACCTGCGCCCACTACACCCGGGCCTACGTGCACCACCTGTTCCGGGCCAAGGAGATGCTGTCGGCCACCCTGGCCACCATCCACAACGAGCGGTTCGTGGTCCGGCTGGTCGATCGGATCCGGGACAGCATCGACGACGGCAGCTTCGACGAGTTCCGGGCCCACTTCCTGGGCCGGTACTACGCCGCCCGCGGCGGGGCGCCGGCCCCGGTGCTGCTGCCCGGACCGGTTAATGGAGGCGAGAACCCATGA
- the glsA gene encoding glutaminase A → MKSLVQDYIDGVYRDLTGERSGSVADYIPELAVVDPDSFAICLATSDGYVYEAGDSRKKFAIQSISKPFTYALALADRGLAAVATKVDVEPSGEPFNEISLDPVTERPRNPMINAGAITSASLVAGATVAERFERIRRFYSRFAGRELTLNESMFESEDRTGNRNRAIGYLLREYGILEEDPQTTLGVYFRQCSIEVDCRDLSLMAATLADSGVHPVSGDRVLDAGLNERVLSVMTTCGMYNAAGDWVTEVGLPAKSGVGGGILAVLPGQLGLAVFSPRLDEHGNSVRGVRSCRRISKDLELHFMHVSRAARSAVRASYDVIDRPSRRRRSPAEHDLLLRVGQRARIYELHGDLLFAGAESVVRKLTLDADELDVIVLDIRGVDETAAVTRTMMRTVRDWLRADGVEAVIVDPQSTVLELDPDPAKRLRHFGDLNEAVGYAEDVLLARHAGADAQARAIPIRDHPLLSGLPPEQLEAIVTRLVPHTYDAGDSVVRSGDPTQGLFLITAGPVEVSVELAGTRHHLSMFTAGTTFGVAYAVAGREYDVDATAQGEVAAMVLPAPAIAELTATAPDLMLTLMSRLVTGAFDHLDWVTRALVSPS, encoded by the coding sequence ATGAAATCGCTGGTGCAGGACTACATCGACGGGGTGTACCGGGACCTGACCGGGGAGCGGTCGGGGTCGGTGGCCGACTACATCCCCGAGCTGGCGGTGGTCGACCCGGACTCGTTCGCGATCTGCCTGGCCACCAGCGACGGCTACGTCTACGAGGCCGGGGACAGCCGCAAGAAGTTCGCGATCCAGTCGATCTCCAAGCCCTTCACCTACGCCCTGGCCCTGGCCGACCGGGGGCTGGCCGCGGTGGCCACCAAGGTCGACGTCGAACCGTCGGGCGAACCGTTCAACGAGATCAGCCTGGACCCGGTCACCGAACGCCCACGCAACCCGATGATCAACGCGGGGGCGATCACGTCCGCCTCGCTGGTCGCCGGCGCGACCGTGGCCGAACGGTTCGAGCGGATCCGCCGGTTCTACTCCCGCTTCGCCGGCCGTGAGCTGACCCTGAACGAGTCGATGTTCGAGTCCGAGGACCGCACCGGCAACCGCAACCGGGCGATCGGCTACCTGCTGCGCGAGTACGGGATCCTCGAGGAGGACCCGCAGACCACCCTGGGGGTGTACTTCCGGCAGTGCTCGATCGAGGTCGACTGCCGGGACCTGAGCCTGATGGCGGCCACGCTGGCCGACAGCGGCGTGCACCCGGTCAGCGGGGACCGGGTGCTCGACGCCGGCCTGAACGAGCGGGTGCTGTCGGTGATGACCACCTGCGGCATGTACAACGCGGCCGGCGACTGGGTGACCGAGGTCGGGCTGCCGGCCAAGAGCGGCGTCGGCGGCGGCATCCTGGCCGTGCTGCCCGGCCAGCTCGGGCTCGCGGTGTTCTCCCCGCGGCTGGACGAGCACGGCAACAGCGTGCGCGGCGTCCGATCGTGCCGGCGGATCTCCAAGGACCTGGAGCTGCACTTCATGCACGTCAGCCGGGCCGCGCGGTCCGCGGTCCGGGCGTCCTACGACGTGATCGACCGGCCGTCCCGGCGCCGGCGCAGCCCGGCCGAGCACGACCTGCTGCTCCGGGTCGGCCAGCGGGCCCGGATCTACGAGCTGCACGGCGACCTGCTGTTCGCCGGGGCCGAGTCGGTGGTCCGCAAGCTGACCCTGGACGCCGACGAGCTGGACGTGATCGTGCTGGACATCCGCGGCGTCGACGAGACCGCCGCGGTCACCCGGACGATGATGCGCACCGTGCGGGACTGGCTGCGGGCCGACGGAGTGGAGGCGGTGATCGTCGATCCGCAGTCGACCGTGCTGGAACTGGACCCCGACCCGGCCAAGCGGCTGCGGCACTTCGGCGACCTGAACGAGGCCGTCGGCTACGCCGAGGACGTGTTGCTGGCCCGGCACGCCGGGGCCGATGCCCAGGCCCGGGCGATCCCGATCCGCGACCATCCCCTGCTCAGCGGGCTGCCGCCGGAGCAGCTCGAGGCGATCGTGACCCGGCTGGTGCCGCACACCTACGATGCCGGCGACTCCGTCGTGCGCAGCGGCGATCCGACCCAGGGCCTGTTCCTGATCACCGCCGGACCGGTCGAGGTCAGCGTGGAGCTGGCCGGCACCCGGCACCACCTGTCGATGTTCACCGCCGGCACGACGTTCGGTGTCGCCTACGCGGTGGCCGGTCGGGAGTACGACGTGGACGCCACCGCTCAGGGTGAGGTGGCGGCGATGGTCCTGCCGGCGCCGGCCATCGCCGAGCTGACCGCCACCGCGCCGGACTTGATGCTGACCCTGATGAGCCGGCTGGTCACCGGCGCGTTCGACCATCTGGACTGGGTGACGCGGGCGCTGGTGTCCCCGAGCTGA
- a CDS encoding alpha/beta fold hydrolase: protein MATSEASRDESVQTVSTARGEVDCVIVGAGPPVLVVHGSPGGHDAGLAMARFLVAEGLRAIVVDRPGYFGTPLGSGVTPDEQAELYAALFDALGLAAAGVLCWSGGGPSSYRLAARHPDRVRALVSVAAVSHRYHFDGEKGAEKVLMGTGLGRRMLQLMAAHTPEKLVSATIAAEGHLSKEHVAERVAQIMADPDKERFTLELAVSANHSGPRKAGFDNDMDQFARIDSLELDRITAPTLVVSGTADSDVDPEFSRFAAAQIAGSELVHLDAGTHLAFWVHPDSGPVRRRAAELLRAGG from the coding sequence ATGGCGACCTCTGAAGCGTCCCGCGACGAATCCGTGCAGACCGTCTCGACCGCTCGGGGCGAGGTGGACTGCGTGATCGTCGGTGCCGGTCCGCCGGTGCTGGTGGTGCACGGCTCCCCGGGCGGGCACGACGCCGGCCTGGCCATGGCCCGGTTCCTGGTCGCCGAGGGTCTGCGCGCGATCGTGGTCGACCGGCCGGGGTATTTCGGGACGCCGCTCGGCTCCGGGGTCACCCCCGACGAGCAGGCCGAGCTGTACGCCGCCCTGTTCGATGCCCTGGGCCTGGCCGCCGCCGGCGTGCTGTGCTGGTCGGGTGGTGGGCCCTCGTCCTACCGGCTGGCCGCGCGCCATCCCGACCGGGTGCGCGCCCTGGTATCGGTCGCCGCGGTCAGCCACCGCTACCACTTCGACGGTGAGAAGGGCGCGGAGAAGGTGCTGATGGGCACCGGCCTGGGTCGCCGGATGCTGCAGCTGATGGCCGCCCACACTCCGGAGAAACTGGTCTCGGCCACCATCGCCGCCGAGGGGCACCTGAGCAAGGAGCATGTCGCCGAGCGGGTCGCGCAGATCATGGCCGACCCGGACAAGGAGCGCTTCACCCTCGAGCTGGCCGTGTCGGCCAACCACTCCGGGCCGCGCAAGGCCGGCTTCGACAACGACATGGACCAGTTCGCCCGGATCGACTCGCTGGAGCTGGATCGGATCACCGCGCCCACGCTGGTGGTGTCCGGGACCGCCGACTCCGATGTCGATCCCGAGTTCAGCCGGTTCGCGGCCGCCCAGATTGCCGGGTCCGAGCTCGTGCACCTGGACGCGGGCACCCACCTGGCCTTCTGGGTGCACCCGGATTCCGGCCCGGTGCGCCGGCGGGCCGCCGAGTTGCTGCGGGCCGGCGGGTAG
- a CDS encoding DNA polymerase domain-containing protein, translating to MAPDSARPRRRPRPAETRDGVELTNLDVPLADGPETKRELVDYLDAVADRLIPVLADRALSVVRVRPGQPPFMQKNLPTYTPDWVATTTVWAHASHREIRYALGNDRRTLLWFANQRAVEYHPALIPVGRTGPTHLILDLDPPPGAGFDVVVATAHLVRRTLDELGLAGAVKTSGSKGVHIFVPLTDDVEVEESAAATRAIAVRAAQLDPQVATTAYIVEDRAGKVFIDATRSGGATVVAAYSPRLRPGLPVSFPVSWAELDRCHPSDFTIGNAAARLGDADPWRASMPPPQRLPAELVEHGRTIPVARVAAMHEGKRRARARRAATPTPDAGPS from the coding sequence ATGGCTCCGGACAGCGCCCGTCCCCGACGACGACCGCGCCCGGCCGAGACCCGCGACGGGGTCGAGCTGACCAACCTGGACGTGCCGCTGGCCGACGGCCCGGAGACCAAACGGGAACTGGTCGACTACCTGGACGCGGTGGCCGACCGGCTGATCCCGGTGCTGGCCGACCGCGCGCTGTCGGTGGTGCGGGTACGGCCCGGGCAGCCACCGTTCATGCAGAAGAACCTGCCGACGTACACCCCGGACTGGGTCGCCACCACCACCGTCTGGGCGCACGCCTCGCACCGGGAGATCCGCTACGCCCTGGGCAACGACCGCCGGACGCTGCTGTGGTTCGCCAACCAACGGGCGGTCGAGTACCACCCGGCGCTCATCCCGGTCGGCCGGACCGGCCCGACCCACCTGATCCTGGACCTGGACCCGCCGCCCGGCGCGGGGTTCGACGTGGTGGTGGCCACCGCGCACCTGGTGCGGCGCACCCTGGACGAGCTGGGGCTGGCCGGCGCGGTGAAGACCAGCGGGTCCAAGGGCGTGCACATCTTCGTGCCCTTGACCGACGACGTCGAGGTCGAGGAGTCCGCGGCGGCCACCCGGGCGATCGCCGTGCGGGCCGCTCAGTTGGACCCGCAGGTCGCCACGACCGCGTACATCGTCGAGGACCGGGCGGGCAAGGTGTTCATCGACGCCACCCGCTCGGGCGGGGCGACCGTGGTCGCCGCCTACAGCCCGCGGCTGCGGCCGGGCCTGCCGGTCTCGTTTCCCGTGTCGTGGGCCGAACTGGACCGCTGCCATCCGTCGGACTTCACCATCGGCAACGCGGCGGCCCGGCTCGGCGACGCCGATCCGTGGCGGGCCTCGATGCCGCCGCCGCAGCGGTTACCGGCCGAGCTGGTCGAGCACGGCCGGACGATCCCGGTGGCCCGGGTGGCGGCCATGCACGAGGGCAAACGCCGGGCGCGGGCCCGCCGCGCGGCAACCCCGACCCCCGACGCCGGCCCCTCCTAA
- a CDS encoding SRPBCC family protein produces the protein MTSRPVGLTRDAGFQIGVSRSVAVPLEQVWDTLVSDAGVRTWLGADVQLPSAAGAPYRTATGTTGEVRSFHPHDRVRLTWRPPDWNHESTVQVTVSRRNGRTVLRFHQERLADPDERDRQRAHWQSVLDSLVEQLP, from the coding sequence ATGACCTCGCGACCCGTCGGCCTCACCCGCGACGCCGGTTTCCAGATCGGTGTCTCCCGGAGCGTGGCCGTTCCCCTCGAACAGGTCTGGGACACGCTCGTCAGCGATGCCGGCGTCCGAACCTGGCTCGGCGCCGACGTACAGCTCCCGTCGGCCGCCGGCGCCCCGTACCGGACGGCCACCGGGACCACGGGTGAGGTCCGCAGCTTCCACCCGCACGACCGGGTGCGGCTGACCTGGCGACCGCCGGACTGGAACCACGAGTCGACGGTGCAGGTGACGGTGTCCCGGCGCAACGGTCGAACGGTCCTCCGCTTCCACCAGGAGCGCCTGGCCGACCCGGACGAGCGGGACAGGCAGCGCGCACACTGGCAGTCGGTGCTCGATTCCCTCGTCGAGCAGTTGCCCTGA
- a CDS encoding PLDc N-terminal domain-containing protein, with protein MAKRKWSELSTPAKVGVVGLAAVEAVVTTIAARDLAGRTDSQVNGPRWLWRVAFFVQPFGPAGYLLFGRKR; from the coding sequence ATGGCGAAGCGAAAGTGGTCCGAACTGAGCACTCCGGCGAAGGTGGGGGTGGTCGGGTTGGCGGCCGTCGAGGCCGTGGTCACCACGATCGCCGCCCGCGACCTGGCCGGCCGCACGGATTCCCAGGTCAACGGGCCCCGCTGGCTGTGGCGGGTCGCGTTCTTCGTACAGCCCTTCGGCCCGGCCGGCTACCTGCTCTTCGGCCGCAAACGCTGA